A portion of the Lampris incognitus isolate fLamInc1 chromosome 9, fLamInc1.hap2, whole genome shotgun sequence genome contains these proteins:
- the LOC130118432 gene encoding membrane-spanning 4-domains subfamily A member 4A-like — protein MSSSVTTATNGLVVITHVFPPGSGSPNQQVVYADSSDSSAIQTFRRFRPLALGTVQILVGAVVLLFGVVMVFSGLSLGVYSGVFVWGAIIYIIAGSLTVATGKSSNKCLVSGALGMNVAGAVASFTAFIMYCLDATGLFIHYCYDSGSWNWACDQYMIQYQGVSSVLAFFALLQFIVSVCVAAFACRAKCCSEPKPHVVINPFAEAGTHTVATHNETQVNAQTCSRMTNLTAADVDGEPPHYNNIPETKISYS, from the exons ATGTCTTCCTCTGTGACCACGGCAACAAACGGGCTGGTGGTGATCACACATGTCTTCCCACCGGGGTCAGGGTCTCCAAATCAGCAGGTGGTATACGCTGATTCTTCTGATTCTTCTGCCATCCAGACGTTCAGGCGGTTCCGCCCACTGGCACTTGGG ACAGTGCAGATACTGGTGGGTGCAGTGGTTCTGCTGTTTGGGGtggtgatggtgttttctggtttaTCCCTGGGAGTTTACAGTGGAGTATTTGTCTGGGGAGCCATCATT taCATCATAGCTGGTTCTCTGACGGTGGCAACTGGAAAATCATCAAATAAATGCCTG GTCAGCGGTGCACTGGGAATGAATGTGGCTGGTGCAGTGGCTTCCTTCACTGCCTTTATTATGTACTGTTTAGATGCTACAGGACTATTCATCCATTACTGCTACGACAGTGGTTCTTGGAATTGGGCCTGTGACCAATATATG ATTCAGTACCAAGGGGTGTCTTCAGTCCTGGCTTTTTTCGCTCTATTACAGTTCATCGTCTCAGTCTGTGTGGCAGCATTCGCCTGCAGAGCAAAGTGCTGCTCCGAGCCCAAG CCACACGTCGTGATCAATCCGTTTGCCGAAGCCGGTACACACACAGTGGCTACACACAATGAG ACTCAAGTGAATGCTCAAACATGCTCAAGAATGACCAACCTAACAGCCGCTGACGTGGACGGCGAGCCTCCCCATTACAACAACATCCCTGAGACAAAAATAAGTTATTCATAG